From a region of the Impatiens glandulifera chromosome 4, dImpGla2.1, whole genome shotgun sequence genome:
- the LOC124936506 gene encoding uncharacterized protein HI_0077-like has protein sequence MLHNLAHVELNAIDLAWDTVVRFSPYVELLGDGFFDDFAHVADDESRHFVWCSQRLAELGFRRRGQHLIACLDGYVVSFFVSYVCSYGDMPAHNLLWRECEKSANVVAARLAVIPLVQVTLICSSDSKMVAFIRTRRTLSIRNREVVDDSRLAD, from the exons ATGCTCCATAATCTTGCTCATGTCGAGCTGAATGCTATTGACTTAGCTTGGGACACAGTTGTTCGGTTTTCACCTTATGTTGAGCTTCTTGGAGATGGTTTCTTTGATGATTTCGCTCATGTTGCTGACGACGAAAGTCGCCATTTTGTTTGGTGTTCACAGAGATTGGCTGAGCTTGGCTTTAGGCGAAGAGGGCAACACTTAATTGCATGTTTGGATGGTTATGTTGTAtcattttttgtttcttatGTGTGCAGTTATGGAGACATGCCAGCCCATAATCTACTCTGGAGGGAATGTGAGAAATCTGCAAATGTTGTCGCTGCACGTTTGGCTGTAATTCCTCTTGTGCAGGTAACTCTTATTTGCAGTTCTGACTCAAAGATGGTTGCCTTCATAAGAACAAGAAGAACATTGTCCATAAG aaATAGAGAAGTAGTTGATGATTCTCGCTTGGCTGATTAG
- the LOC124934893 gene encoding senescence-specific cysteine protease SAG39-like, which produces MVMDSKNMRMTLLLVFAALLSQVDTSMLDRHEQWMVQHSRFYKDDAEKYTRFIVFKENLERIELFNKAGNAPYKLGVNQFADLTNEEFKLMNRFKSHVCSSSTDSFRYGNVSTVPATIDWRKKGAVTAVKDQGQCGCCWAFSAVASMEGITQLTTGKLISLSEQELVDCDVNGVDQGCNGGLMDDAFKFIKSNGGLTTESNYPYAGTDDKCSKNKAANHAAKITGFEDVPTNSESALLKAVANHPVSVAIDAGGFGFQFYSGGVFTGACGTSLDHGVTAVGYGTSDDGTKYWLVKNSWGASWGEEGYIRMERGISAKEGLCGIAMQASYPTAA; this is translated from the exons ATGGTG ATGGATTCCAAAAACATGAGAATGACTTTGCTCTTAGTTTTCGCAGCCCTACTTTCTCAAGTTGACACCTCTATGCTCGATAGACACGAGCAATGGATGGTGCAACATAGTCGTTTCTACAAAGATGATGCCGAGAAGTACACTCGGTTCATCGTATTCAAAGAGAACTTGGAGCGGATTGAATTGTTTAACAAAGCCGGAAACGCTCCATACAAGCTCGGAGTGAACCAGTTTGCCGACCTAACGAATGAAGAGTTCAAGCTAATGAATAGGTTTAAGAGCCATGTTTGTTCCTCATCAACCGATTCCTTTCGATATGGGAACGTTTCTACAGTGCCCGCTACCATTGACTGGAGGAAGAAAGGTGCAGTTACGGCAGTCAAGGACCAAGGTCAATGCG GGTGTTGCTGGGCATTTTCTGCTGTGGCTTCCATGGAAGGAATCACACAGCTAACAACCGGAAAGCTGATCTCCCTGTCTGAGCAAGAGCTAGTTGATTGCGACGTAAACGGGGTGGATCAAGGCTGCAATGGCGGTCTTATGGACGATGCTTTCAAGTTCATAAAAAGCAACGGAGGCCTCACAACCGAATCCAACTACCCATACGCTGGAACTGATGACAAATGCAGCAAAAATAAAGCAGCCAACCACGCAGCTAAGATAACTGGATTTGAAGACGTGCCCACGAACAGCGAGAGTGCGTTGCTCAAAGCGGTGGCCAATCACCCTGTTTCGGTAGCCATTGATGCAGGAGGGTTTGGTTTTCAGTTCTACTCGGGAGGTGTCTTCACGGGGGCGTGTGGAACCTCTCTAGACCACGGTGTAACGGCTGTGGGCTATGGCACATCAGATGATGGGACCAAATATTGGCTTGTGAAGAACTCGTGGGGGGCCTCTTGGGGCGAGGAAGGATACATCAGAATGGAGCGTGGTATTAGTGCCAAGGAAGGACTGTGCGGCATAGCTATGCAGGCTTCATACCCAACTGCTGCATAA
- the LOC124936394 gene encoding protein CONSERVED ONLY IN THE GREEN LINEAGE 160, chloroplastic: MAVTILNAYRISATSSSSISQDSTANPSPSSIPPQSPTLPTKIILPNKKPQKWSTGVAPGDYGGPPTSTKLRKYWGGEKDDPLTSTDYIWNRDFMDRMKRLIQDPNEDIESPPKEEISGFLSLNRVMSLDSMDIDLSKQLASPSKSALQQQPVIESVQRRRPVSPKWKLAPTRREQEKWDRATKAATGGSDVILREGSKPRGDPVILAAESREQYSKLKNKLQLLTMGVGGVGLLSAYVSYSPEITASYGAGLIGSFVYIRMLSTSIDSMADGARGVIKGAIGQPRLLVPVALVMLYNRWNGIAVPNYGLMHLELIPMLIGFFTYKISTFIQAIEEAITIVENKT; encoded by the exons ATGGCGGTAACAATTCTCAACGCCTACCGCATTTCCGCCACTTCTTCATCATCCATCTCTCAGGATTCAACGGCGAATCCTTCTCCTTCGTCAATTCCGCCGCAATCGCCTACCTTACCCACTAAAATCATACTTCCAAATAAGAAACCGCAGAAATGGTCAACTGGTGTAGCTCCTGGGGACTATGGTGGACCACCCACTTCAACCAAACTTCGGAAGTATTGGGGAGGTGAGAAAGATGACCCTCTTACTTCCACTGATTATATCTGGAACCGAGATTTCATGGATCGAATGAAGCGATTGATTCAGGATCCAAATGAAGACATTGAATCTCCCCCTAAG GAAGAGATTTCTGGGTTTCTTAGTTTGAACAGAGTTATGAGTCTTGACAG CATGGATATTGATTTGAGCAAGCAGTTGGCTTCACCATCTAAATCTGCACTACAACAGCAACCTGTAATAGAATCAGTCCAA aGGCGTAGACCTGTGTCACCGAAATGGAAGCTAGCGCCAACAAGACGCGAGCAAGAGAAATGGGACAGAGCCACTAAGGCTGCCACTGGAGGAAGT GATGTGATTCTCCGAGAAGGAAGCAAGCCTCGTGGCGATCCAGTAATCTTAGCTGCTGAATCACGAGAGCAATACTCTAAG TTGAAGAACAAACTACAGTTACTCACAATGGGTGTTGGTGGTGTCGGTTTACTGTCAGCCTATGTTTCATATTCTCCTGAAATTACTGCTAG CTATGGGGCTGGCTTGATCGGTTCTTTCGTGTATATTCGCATGCTTAGCACCAGTATAGATTCAATGGCAGATGGAGCTAGGGGTGTTATCAA GGGAGCAATAGGACAACCGAGGTTACTGGTTCCTGTTGCGTTGGTCATGCTCTACAACCGATGGAATGG GATAGCGGTTCCAAATTATGGATTAATGCATTTAGAATTGATACCAATGCTGATTGGCTTCTTTACTTACAAGATCTCCACATTTATACAAGCTATTGAAGAAGCAATCACAATAGTTGAGAACAAGACCTAA
- the LOC124934894 gene encoding LOB domain-containing protein 23-like, with product MLKSTRCASCKSLRKRCSKDCIFAPYFPGNNPKRFDCAHKIYGANNISRALQDLPIHARAMAADCMVLEASWRITDPVYGCIGLITQLQDQFIKTQNELTQIQALLALHWAQIHENVLIPFENNTQVVELEPSWVNCNGFVVDQ from the exons aTGTTGAAATCCACTAGATGTGCATCTTGCAAATCTTTGAGGAAAAGATGCTCTAAAGATTGCATCTTTGCTCCATATTTCCCTGGAAATAATCCAAAAAGATTTGATTGTGCTCATAAGATCTATGGAGCAAACAATATTTCCAGAGCCTTGCAG GATCTTCCCATTCATGCAAGAGCAATGGCTGCAGACTGCATGGTTCTTGAAGCAAGTTGGAGAATAACTGACCCTGTTTATGGATGCATTGGGCTCATAACCCAATTGCAAGATCAATTCATTAAGACCCAGAATGAGCTAACCCAAATTCAAGCCCTCTTAGCACTTCACTGGGCCCAGATTCATGAAAATGTACTAATTCCATTTGAAAATAATACTCAAGTGGTTGAACTAGAACCATCTTGGGTAAATTGTAATGGGTTTGTAGTAGATCAATAA
- the LOC124934197 gene encoding putative pentatricopeptide repeat-containing protein At4g17915, with protein MVWKISTTKLLNISIASFCRNNQLEKAEIVIIDGIRLGVLPDVVTYNTLISAYCRLVGLDAASSVLSRMKEAGIQSDLITYNTLMASATTHCLFQTTLELFDEMLKRNIRPNVWTYNTLMHCYFKSGKPDEADRVFQHIIDPCPTTFNIMINGLCNNGYTANALSLFRNLQRCGFIPQLPTFNILINGLCKSGRLGSARRILRELEQSGHKPNAITYTTVMKCCFKSRKYRQGLEVFYEMRDKGYTFDSFGYCTVIGALVRIGRINEANKYAEEMSRNGGKLDLVCYNTLINLSFKEGKLDVVDRLLEDIEKAGFAVDKYTHAIIVDGFCNSGDFDTAKRHLKDMSQNGLDWNIVAFNCYLNALARSGHLHRAMRVYYSMDIRDSFTYSSLVHHLCKSRRYVTASKLLQACLRSRGKILKSAQRAVLSGLRYSGFSNEARKVHKAIQTAKILQHK; from the coding sequence ATGGTCTGGAAAATTTCAACAACCAAGTTATTAAATATAAGCATAGCTTCTTTCTGCAGGAACAACCAGTTGGAGAAAGCAGAAATTGTCATAATAGATGGTATTAGATTAGGTGTATTACCAGATGTGGTTACTTATAATACTCTAATTTCTGCGTATTGTCGTCTCGTTGGATTAGATGCTGCTTCTTCGGTTCTTTCAAGAATGAAAGAAGCTGGAATTCAATCAGACCTCATTACATATAACACGTTGATGGCTAGCGCGACCACTCATTGTTTGTTTCAGACAACTCTTGAGCTGTTCGATGAAATGCTCAAGAGAAATATCAGACCAAACGTCTGGACATACAACACCTTGATGCATTGTTATTTCAAATCTGGAAAACCAGACGAAGCCGACAGAGTATTCCAACACATAATTGATCCTTGTCCGACAACCTTTAACATCATGATTAACGGATTATGCAACAATGGCTACACAGCCAATGCTCTCAGTTTATTCAGGAATCTGCAACGTTGTGGCTTTATCCCACAGTTACCCACTTTCAACATCCTTATTAACGGCCTTTGCAAGTCAGGCAGATTAGGTTCCGCAAGAAGAATCCTAAGGGAGCTTGAGCAATCGGGTCATAAGCCAAACGCTATAACTTATACAACCGTAATGAAATGTTGTTTCAAGTCTCGAAAGTATAGGCAAGGACTCGAGGTATTTTACGAGATGAGGGATAAAGGGTATACTTTCGACTCATTTGGATACTGCACGGTTATCGGTGCTTTGGTTAGGATCGGTAGAATAAACGAGGCTAATAAGTATGCTGAAGAGATGTCGAGAAACGGGGGTAAGCTCGATTTAGTTTGTTACAACACATTGATTAATCTCTCGTTTAAGGAAGGAAAATTGGACGTCGTTGATAGATTATTAGAAGACATTGAGAAGGCCGGTTTCGCAGTTGATAAGTACACCCATGCGATAATAGTAGACGGGTTTTGCAATTCGGGTGATTTTGATACGGCTAAGAGGCATTTGAAGGATATGAGTCAGAATGGGTTAGATTGGAACATTGTGGCTTTCAATTGTTATCTAAACGCTTTGGCTAGATCGGGTCATCTTCATCGTGCAATGAGGGTTTACTATTCGATGGACATTAGGGATTCATTTACTTATTCTTCTTTGGTGCATCATCTTTGTAAGTCTAGGAGATATGTTACTGCATCTAAGTTACTTCAAGCTTGTTTAAGAAGCCGTGGGAAAATTCTTAAGTCTGCTCAAAGAGCGGTTCTAAGTGGACTTCGATATTCGGGATTTTCGAATGAAGCGAGAAAAGTTCACAAGGCAATTCAAACAGCAAAAATTTTGCAGCATAAGTGA